The sequence actagagggcagtggcacaatctacgctcactgcaacctctgcctcccaggttctagagatgctcctgcctcagcctccccagtagctgggattacaggcgtacgccaccacgcccaactaattttttgtatttttagtagagatggggtttcaccatgttggccaggctggtcttgaactcctgacctcaggcgatctgcccaccttggcttcccaaagtgctgggattacaggtgtgagccaccaagcctgggcCCAAACCATTAAATTCTCATCAAGGAAGATGGGTCAGAGGTAGTGGCAAATGACCACAGTGACACTCATTGATAAACAACCGGTTGGTGGGTTTGCTCTGTCATCTCCTGCCCACCAGATGTTCCCAGCATCAGCCTTCAGGGGCTCCTGGGAGGGCAGTCTGGGCTCTTACCCTCCTCAACTGGTGTGTCATCCACCTCCCGCCATGCACCAGGGTCCTCCTCATCACCCGCTTGACCCACCACCTCCTCAGGTTCCTCTGCCCCCACCTGTCACTCCTAGCTAGTCCTGCCTCATCCACTTGCTGGATGACAGCCCAGTCACTTCTGCTGTCATTCTCACCATTGGTGGCACGCCGAGGAGAGCCTTCTGGCTTGGCCTTCAGATCCCTAGAAGTTGAGGCTGTTGCCTCGGCAGACTGCTGGCCTCGAGGGGCTTTCTGAACTGATGCCTCCCTTCTTGAGCCCGGCCCTTTCTTTGGCATCACCGGCTTCTTCCTGCTGTCTTCTGAGTCGACCAAGACGTAAGAGACAGGGCCCAAGctcaccttcttcttcttcctcatgGGGTTCTTGGCGGAGACCCAGGCCATGGCCTTCTTCTTTGGTGGGCTTTCATGGCCACCATCTTGGTCTGACTCAGAGGCGCCTCCTGGGCTCTCGGCTTCTGCCCGAGCATCCTGAGATGGCTCTCTGGGACCCTTCCAGGCACATTTCGCCATGGGCTTCTTCAAAGCCAACTCCTCCTGCTTCACACAGGGCTTTCTGCTGCCCTTGATCGGCTCTGAGATTGCCATGCTTTCAGCATCACCCGCCTCAGGATCCTCCAAGTTGGCTGTGCTGTTGGAATTGAtgcttttgggttttttccaGGGCACTGCTTCCTGCTTGGggttcttcttctgcttctttctccTGGAGCGAGTCTTAGCTCCAGCCTTGCGAACCAAAGGTTTGGGAGGGTCATGCTGATCTTCTGTGGCATTCCAGTTGTTGGGGTTCTCCGTCTTTAAGGCAGAACCCACCTCTGCTGCAAGCCCCGGTTCTTTCTTGACCTTCTTCCCTGCTGCTAAAGCCCAGGCTGTCATCTCTTCGAACTCAGCGGCCTCGTGGGCCCTGGCTTCCTCCCGGCTGCGGATCTCAGCATCCATGCAGAAGATGATCTGTACCACCGCTCCCAGAAGCACCCCCAAAGCTTCTGCCCAGTTCTCTGGCGGCTGATGCTGGTTCTGGGACAGTGTGGGGTGGTTGAGCTGGAGCAGGCGGACCACATCCTCCCAGGTGCGTCCCTCGGCATCCAGGAAttcattcagattttttaaaaactcagcatCCTGGGTAGGGTCTCTACAGACCACTCTCCAGACACCACCCCTTCCTGGGAATTCACGGGGGATGGTGCTCAGATTCACACCTTCACCAACCTCAATGAGGGCAGCTTTAACATTCTCTTCCCTCACAAAAATCTTGTTGAGCACGCGGTACGGGCCCAGTGGGGAGAGGACCCCATTCAAGGTCTCCTCAATTTCTGCTTGGCCACAGTCCTCTGGGATGCCTGTGACCAACAAGGACCTGTGGATGTCCACTTCCATTCCCCTGCACCAATCCTCCAGAAGGTTCATCGCCATGGTCTTGGACATTTAGCGGCTTTGACCCTATTACGTGTAGTAAAGAGTCTATTAGGTGGGCGTGGGCTGCAGCGGTCCCCAAAAACAGTAATCCTGCAAGGTGAAAAGGGAGCAAGGTCAGGTTTCCAGAAAGATGGCCAAGCTCACAGATCCTAGCTGCCCCCTCCGCGGCTGGCCTGCAGGAGGCCTCGCGCTTTCCCAACACCCTCCTCCCCAACCCAGACCCCGGTGCTCACACGTGTCCCAG comes from Macaca fascicularis isolate 582-1 chromosome 19, T2T-MFA8v1.1 and encodes:
- the PNMA8A gene encoding paraneoplastic antigen-like protein 8A isoform X1, which codes for MSKTMAMNLLEDWCRGMEVDIHRSLLVTGIPEDCGQAEIEETLNGVLSPLGPYRVLNKIFVREENVKAALIEVGEGVNLSTIPREFPGRGGVWRVVCRDPTQDAEFLKNLNEFLDAEGRTWEDVVRLLQLNHPTLSQNQHQPPENWAEALGVLLGAVVQIIFCMDAEIRSREEARAHEAAEFEEMTAWALAAGKKVKKEPGLAAEVGSALKTENPNNWNATEDQHDPPKPLVRKAGAKTRSRRKKQKKNPKQEAVPWKKPKSINSNSTANLEDPEAGDAESMAISEPIKGSRKPCVKQEELALKKPMAKCAWKGPREPSQDARAEAESPGGASESDQDGGHESPPKKKAMAWVSAKNPMRKKKKVSLGPVSYVLVDSEDSRKKPVMPKKGPGSRREASVQKAPRGQQSAEATASTSRDLKAKPEGSPRRATNGENDSRSDWAVIQQVDEAGLARSDRIQKGLIWGTTRTEELKEQGRSSKSTKFFLVTE
- the PNMA8A gene encoding paraneoplastic antigen-like protein 8A isoform X2 produces the protein MSKTMAMNLLEDWCRGMEVDIHRSLLVTGIPEDCGQAEIEETLNGVLSPLGPYRVLNKIFVREENVKAALIEVGEGVNLSTIPREFPGRGGVWRVVCRDPTQDAEFLKNLNEFLDAEGRTWEDVVRLLQLNHPTLSQNQHQPPENWAEALGVLLGAVVQIIFCMDAEIRSREEARAHEAAEFEEMTAWALAAGKKVKKEPGLAAEVGSALKTENPNNWNATEDQHDPPKPLVRKAGAKTRSRRKKQKKNPKQEAVPWKKPKSINSNSTANLEDPEAGDAESMAISEPIKGSRKPCVKQEELALKKPMAKCAWKGPREPSQDARAEAESPGGASESDQDGGHESPPKKKAMAWVSAKNPMRKKKKVSLGPVSYVLVDSEDSRKKPVMPKKGPGSRREASVQKAPRGQQSAEATASTSRDLKAKPEGSPRRATNESRKV